CGCATCACCGTGGGGGAGCGAGTCCTGCTGGGAGCCAACTCCGGCGTGGGTATCAGCGTTGGCGACGATTCCGTCGTCGAGGCTGGCCTGTACGTCACCGCCGGCACCCGTGTACGCGTTGTGGGCCCTAGGAACGACGACGGCGAAGACACCACGGTCATCGTCAAGGCCAGCGAACTCTCCGGGGTTCCCAACCTGCTCTTCCGCCGCAACTCCAGCACCGGCGAGGTTGAAGTGCTCCCACGCAAGGGAACCACGGTAGCCCTCAACCACACCCTGCACAGCAACTAGGGCCAGTTGCTGAACACCATTTGTGGCGGGTGCTGATGAGTGCCCGCAGAGGTCCAGCCTTCATTGCATGGGTGACTGTGACGGTGCTGGCAGCGTCACTGCTGGTCGGTGGCGGTATGTGGGTGGCCAGCTTCTTCAAAGATGCCCTGGCACCCCGGCTCAGTGTTGGCTGCCATGCGAGCGTGGGAGGGGGCAGCTACCGGTTGGCGGTGGACCAGACGCAAAACGCTGCCCTCATCTCAGCCATCTCGCTCCAGCGCGGCATGCCTGCGCGTGCAGCATCCATCGCCTTGGCAACAGCATTGCAGGAGTCCAAGCTGCGAAACATCGACTACGGCGACATGGATTCCGTGGGCTTGTTCCAGCAACGCCCCTCTCAGGACTGGGGTTCGGTGGAGCAAATCATGGATCCGGTATATTCCACCAACGCGTTCTTCAATGGGTTGGAGAAGGTGCCCGGCTATGTGGACATGCCCCTGAACGACGCCGCCCAAATCGTCCAGCGTTCGGCGTACCCCCATGCGTATGCCCAGCATGAGGCCACCGCCAAGACCTTTGCCTCGGCTCTGACGGGGCAATCGCCTGCGGCCCTGGAATGTACGCTGCCCCCTGCCACGCCCGTGAGCACTCCTGCAGAGTTGGAGAGCGCCGCGCATACGGCGTTTGGTCTGCTCCCGTTCACTAGCACCTCGGCCAACTCGTCGGCAACGGTGCGCGTCCAAGTTCCGGAGGCCAAGGGCTGGGCCGTGGCGCAGTGGGCGGTTGCCAACGCCTCGGCGTTCGGCGTCACCTCCGTCAGCTACGATTCCAAGACTTGGGAGCGGGACGCGAACGACGCCGGGACCAACCGTGGGTGGCAGGACTCACCGACTGCCGGCCAGGCCGGGATCCTCACCCTTGCCATGGCGACCGGAGGCTAGACCAACAGCTCCACCACGGGCTGGACGTAGCTGAGAAAATTCGCCTGATCGTCGAGCAAGTGCTCGCTCATGATCAGCCTGTTAGGTTCGATGAACCAGGCCCGTGGTTCAGCCAGCGGCATTTCCACAATTGTCAGCGTGAAGTCACGGGCGCTGCGCCCCAGTTCCATCTCCCTGTTTTGTACAAGGTCGGCAAGGATTTTGTGTCCGCCGAGGGTTTCCCGTTCGGTAGCCATCAGGGCATAAGTGCGGCTTTGCTCCCGCGCCCACGCCAGCGCCGCGCCAAAGTGGGCCTGCACAACCCGTTGCAGGGCTGGCATTCCGGCGAGTTCAGGAAACTCCGGTGGGGTTAGGGACGGTTCCGCTCCCGGGCATTGCGCCACCAGGCTGCTCCACCAAAATTCCCACTGGTACCGCAACGCGTCATCACCACCCACCCCTGCCGTCAGGCGTGAATGGTCTGCGGCCCGCACAGGAGGCGCAACTGGTGCAAGAGCGGGGCTGCCGGCCCCCACCAAACCAGCCACATCGCGAATGTAAAGTGCCATGAGCATGGGCCCGTACGTGTCCATGGTGATACGCCAACCAGGCCCGCCGGTGTGATGCATGTTCTCCGCCTCCAGTGGCCGCTAACAAGGCGCGGCACTCCCTAATGACAGATTACTCTTGTCCGGGAGTTCTTGGGTGGCCGGACTTTAGACCCTACCGCGCCGCGTTGCCGCCCAAGGCAATGCAGATAGTCACTGACTTGCCGAACGCCCGCAGGATCCGGCTCGGTCAGGAATTTTTGGTGCTTTCCTCCGAGAGGGAACTGCCGAGGCGGGTGCCTGTGCCGAACTGTGCTGCCGTGCAGGGTGGTATTTGCCAGCGGGTGAGGTCCAAGCGATTCCGCCGTCAGGGGTTGCTAGGGGTTTCCAGCCCCTGAGTTTGATGCTGGCCCGGCGGGGGTCAAGATCTTGCCGATAACGTCCGCGTTGGTCCTTGTCGTTGCGGAAGTGTTTCAGTGCGTGGTGCCGTTTGCAAAGTGGATAGACGTTCCCCAAGGTGGTGTCCCCGCCTTGGGAGTATGGCCTGATGTGGTCTGTTTCGCTGTCAATGGCCGGGTTGGTGCAGTTCGGGAATGAACAAGTCTCGTTGAGGGCGCGCAGCAGGGTCTTTTCAGCGTCACGGAGCCGATACCGTTCCGGGGGCGCCCCCTTCAGCGGGGTTCCGGAGATGGGGTCCGTCAGAACACGCAGAAAGGATCCTGCATCGCAGAGGAG
This region of Arthrobacter alpinus genomic DNA includes:
- a CDS encoding HNH endonuclease signature motif containing protein codes for the protein MTEAADARADAWVSAPENICLSGTVCPDIPTQMEDEVTENRGGAAEGGLGHKGDWNTAAGSAASGGLWPDGSGLVEGIVDGIPEDPVQEYREQLDATRNGSAVTDPPEPEAQMIVTVPVLGLLGLTNESAQLGGHGPILEEIARKLLCDAGSFLRVLTDPISGTPLKGAPPERYRLRDAEKTLLRALNETCSFPNCTNPAIDSETDHIRPYSQGGDTTLGNVYPLCKRHHALKHFRNDKDQRGRYRQDLDPRRASIKLRGWKPLATPDGGIAWTSPAGKYHPARQHSSAQAPASAVPSRRKAPKIPDRAGSCGRSASQ